The proteins below are encoded in one region of Zerene cesonia ecotype Mississippi chromosome 26, Zerene_cesonia_1.1, whole genome shotgun sequence:
- the LOC119836924 gene encoding EARP and GARP complex-interacting protein 1: MEEGNSIIYGLEHQTRALSPQYESDAIRFLIGTQSLKPQSNQVHVVELEEDTGALHTKVYKHNIGEIWHLRCSPHDAATLMTTHNSYDPDTSQCTMGVSIFKLPTLDVIPKDVDDLSAIQGRNAEDMEHLITITPEKPEEEVRCAEWHPTDANRVGIVLDGSVSVRDVTTGSVVTSFVPEGRARLKFTGGKWSPQAQHQFAVLQDTHIKCFDSRTDCKPAWSIDNAHRQLARDLDFNPNRQFHVASAGDDAALNIWDYRNGKEPIFSRTDHSHWVWTVRYNTYHEQLLVTGSSDGRALLTAAASICDSDDEKKLSQVLEDGVLQSYEQHEDSVYCVEWSTAEPWTFASLSYDARLVLSRVPRHFKYKILL, translated from the exons ATGGAGGAAGggaattcaataatttacgGCTTAGAACATCAG ACCAGAGCCTTGTCACCTCAATATGAGAGTGATGCTATTAGATTCCTCATTGGCACTCAGAGTTTGAAGCCACAATCGAACCAAGTCCATGTTGTGGAACTAGAAGAAGATACTGGAGCTCTGCATACCAAG gtATATAAGCATAATATAGGTGAAATATGGCATCTGCGATGTTCTCCCCATGATGCGGCCACGCTAATGACGACCCACAATTCCTATGACCCAGACACATCTCAATGCACCATGGGCGTGTCTATATTTAAGCTACCCACGTTAGAT GTAATACCAAAAGACGTTGATGATCTCAGTGCTATTCAAGGACGAAATGCGGAAGATATGGAACATCTGATCACCATAACCCCAGAG AAACCCGAAGAGGAAGTCCGCTGCGCAGAATGGCACCCCACAGACGCGAACCGCGTAGGCATAGTCCTGGACGGTAGTGTGAGTGTGCGTGACGTCACCACCGGAAGTGTCGTCACGAGCTTCGTGCCGGAAGGCCGGGCGAGGCTCAAGTTCACCGGCGGGAAGTGGAGTCCGCAAGCACAGCACCAG TTTGCAGTGCTGCAAGACAcgcatataaaatgtttcgaCTCACGGACAGACTGCAAACCGGCGTGGAGCATAGACAACGCGCATAGACAACTGGCCAGAGACCTCGATTTTAATCCTAATAG GCAATTTCATGTGGCAAGTGCAGGAGACGACGCGGCGTTGAATATTTGGGACTACAGGAATGGGAAGGAACCGATTTTCAGCAGGACTGACCATTCACActg GGTGTGGACAGTGAGATATAACACCTACCATGAGCAACTGTTGGTGACTGGCAGCTCCGATGGGAGAGCCCTCCTCACAGCAGCGGCGAGTATATGCGATTCGGATGATGAAAAGAAACTGAGTcaagt ATTGGAAGATGGTGTTCTACAATCGTATGAACAGCATGAGGATTCGGTTTATTGCGTAGAATGGAGCACAGCTGAGCCCTGGACCTTCGCCTCGCTCAGCTATGACGCTAGACTCGTGTTGTCTAGGGTGCCgagacattttaaatataaaattcttttatag
- the LOC119837024 gene encoding RNA-binding protein pno1, which translates to MEVENINVDEFLPAKNPIKRKNLKRPAVSEGGDGMEVEQNGGETKTRRKRSKAKRPKKSAEPNETKVNMRKVAVPAHRYTPLKENWLKIFTPIVEHLLLQVRFNTKTRNVEIKIGPETKDIANLQKAADFVKAFVCGFEVEDALALLRLDDLFVETFEIKDVKTLQGDHLGRAIGRLAGKAGRTKFTIENVTKTRIVLADSKIHILGSYQNIALARRAICNLIMGSPPSKVYGNLRNVAKRVAERF; encoded by the exons atggaagtggaaaatattaatgtagatgAATTTCTACCAGCAAAGAACCCAATAAAGCGGAAAAATCTCAAGCGACCCGCAGTTTCTGAAGGTGGTGATGGTATGGAAGTAGAACAGAATGGTGGTGAAACTAAAACACGACGTAAGCGATCTAAAGCAAAGAGGCCCAAAAAGAGCGCGGAACCCAATGAAACTAAAGTCAACATGCGAAAAGTAGCAGTTCCAGCTCATAG ATACACACCATTGAAAGAAAATTGGTTGAAGATATTCACACCCATTGTGGAACACCTCCTGTTACAAGTCAGattcaacacaaaaacaaggaatgtagaaattaaaattggaCCAGAAACAAAGGATATTGCAAATCTTCAGAAGGCTGCTGATTTTGTTAAG GCCTTTGTCTGTGGGTTCGAAGTTGAGGATGCACTAGCTTTGCTCAGGCTTGACGATTTATTTGTGGAAACCTTTGAAATTAAAGATGTAAAAACTTTACAAGGTGATCACCTCGGTCGAGCTATAGGTAGATTGGCAGGAAAAGCTGGCCGTACCAAATTTACCATAGAgaatgtaacaaaaacaagAATAGTGTTGGCAGATtcaaaaattcacattttagGCAGTTATCAGAATATCGCTCTTGCAAGACGAGCTATATGTAATCTTATAATGGGATCACCACCTTCAAAAGTTTACGGAAACTTACGGAATGTTGCAAAAAGAGTGGCCGAGAGATTTTag
- the LOC119836995 gene encoding NADH dehydrogenase [ubiquinone] 1 alpha subcomplex subunit 10, mitochondrial, whose product MATLIRTTFVKVISPAQGGKIAGCTILQKRNISGKSLRETFPPRPPKPAPFDYVNKDYTWLRSLFDRTTHRFDENTKVVVVEGPVAAGKTQFAAALAEDLGMKHFPEANMDIHYIQQGVNLRTFNDKLPEDTRTYEHIEFNMNPNHRLAGNYQIMMYMARYSQYIDALAHLLNTGQGVVLERSPYSDFVFLEAMFSQKYISKGVRSVYYELRNTTIEDLLRPHLVIYLDIPVDKVVEAVKKRGHKHEVEGKALSVPFLQEMERQYKNKYLRDISTHAELLVYDWTGGGEVEVVVEDIERIDFDQYTHRDEPKMKDWRLPREVEWSDQRMIFTNSKYILMNQFNIPRTDVPELITSADDMHVYNQVVYTHPQLEYAQGYNKEAGDTGLAFKNKTPKYTEYF is encoded by the exons ATGGCCACACTTATTCGGACTACATTTGTGAAGGTGATCAGCCCTGCTCAGGGTGGCAAGATCGCAGGATGCACGATCTTACAAAAGCGGAATATCAGTGGAAAATCCTTGAGGGAAACCTTCCCCCCTCGTCCACCTAAACCCGCGCCATTCGATTATGTAAACAAGGACTATACTTGGTTACGTAGTCTTTTCGACAGAACAACACATAGATTCGATGAGAACACCAAGGTAGTAGTCGTTGAGGGTCCAGTAGCGGCTGGTAAGACACAATTCGCGGCCGCCCTCGCCGAAGATCTGGGTATGAAGCATTTCCCTGAAGCTAACATGGACATCCACTACATACAACAGGGTGTCAATCTGCGCACCTTTAACGATAAATTACCAGAGGACACTAGAACCTATGAGCACATAGAATTCAACATGAATCCTAACCATCGCTTGGCTGGTAACTATCAGATTATGATGTACATGGCTAGATACAGCCAGTATATTGATGCTTTGGCCCATTTACTGAACACCGGTCAAGGTGTGGTGTTGGAGAGATCTCCCTACTCCGACTTCGTATTTTTGGAGGCCATGTTCTCACAGAAGTACATCAGCAAGGGTGTCCGATCTGTGTACTATGAACTGAGGAACACAACCATTGAAGATTTGCTGCGCCCACATTTGGTCATCTATCTTGATATTCCAGTAGATAAG GTTGTAGAAGCGGTAAAGAAACGCGGCCACAAACATGAAGTAGAAGGCAAGGCTCTCTCAGTGCCATTCCTCCAAGAAATGGAACGTCAGTATAAGAACAAATATTTGCGTGATATATCCACACATGCTGAACTACTGGTCTACGATTGGACTGGCGGCGGTGAGGTTGAAGTG GTCGTTGAGGACATAGAGCGTATAGACTTCGACCAGTACACCCATCGGGACGAGCCCAAGATGAAGGACTGGCGGTTGCCGCGCGAGGTCGAATGGTCCGACCAGAGGATGATCTTCACGAACAGCAAATACATACTAATGAACCAGTTCAACATACCGAGGACTGATGTGCCCGAGTTGATCACCAGCGCTGATGATATGCATGTGTACAATCAG gtTGTATATACTCATCCTCAACTGGAATACGCGCAAGGGTACAACAAAGAAGCTGGCGACACCGGCCTCGCTTTCAAGAACAAAACCCCGAAATATACGGAGTACTTTTAG
- the LOC119836922 gene encoding glutathione synthetase-like isoform X4, with translation MSQSRLASCIPLPIDNKLLISVVEKAKDWALMHGVGMRDKKHFSKDSIQIAPFVLLPSPFPRTEFTKAIELQPVLNELMHKVAHNDEFLEKTLQNALQVDDFTAKLYDVWLKVREEGITQPISLGMLRSDIMLESRCPHTESQCAKHTPYCSWKQVEINSIASGFGHLGPSLSLGLFRSDYLMQQPDSNRIKQVEFNTVAASFGAITSNLPTMYRYVMRQLGHGELIKNMPENRALSGLCSGIIEAYDLFAVPSAVVIFVVEEVSYNICDQRFHEFEISEKRPDIMIYRKTLGEIYEETELNDKKQLILDGQPVAVVYYRSGYEPDQYPSTKEWDARLRVERSSAIKCPSIHYQLAGTKKVQQALAAPGVLETFMSEGAVTSRVRDIFTGLYSLDFDEGGERAVEMALADAEKFVLKPQREGGGNNLYGADVREALLRMRHSRERAAYILMERILPPLVSGYVVRPGAAVPPPLSDLVSELGIFGVIIGNKDKIYCNRQVGHMLRTKLADANEGGVAAGLGALDSPYLLDL, from the exons ATGAGTCAGTCACGTCTTGCATCATGTATACCATTAccaatagataataaattactaattagTGTTGTTGAAAAGGCAAAAGATTGGGCTTTAATGCATGGTGTTGGTATGAGggataaaaaacatttttcaaaggATTCGATACAG ATTGCACCGTTTGTTCTGCTGCCATCCCCTTTTCCTCGCACTGAGTTCACAAAAGCTATCGAGTTGCAGCCAGTTTTGAATGAACTTATGCAtaaa GTGGCACATAATGACGAATTCCTTGAGAAAACACTCCAGAATGCACTACAAGTGGACGATTTTACAGCTAAGCTTTATGACGTCTGGTTAAAAGTCCGTGAAGAGGGAATAACACAg CCGATTTCATTAGGCATGCTGCGTTCGGACATCATGCTGGAGTCGCGTTGTCCGCACACGGAGAGCCAATGCGCGAAACACACGCCGTACTGCTCGTGGAAGCAAGTGGAAATCAACAGCATAGCGTCCGGGTTCGGCCACCTTGGGCCG tCCCTCAGCCTGGGCCTGTTCCGTTCGGATTATCTGATGCAGCAGCCGGACAGCAATCGGATAAAACAAGTGGAATTTAACACGGTCGCGGCGAGTTTTGGCGCCATCACGTCAAACCTGCCCACCATGTATCG TTATGTCATGAGGCAGTTGGGACATGGGGAgctcattaaaaat ATGCCCGAGAACCGTGCTCTCTCCGGGTTGTGTTCAGGCATAATAGAGGCATACGACCTCTTCGCTGTGCCCTCGGCTGTCGTCATATTCGTCGTAGAGGAGGTCTCTTACAATATATGTGACCAGCGTTTCCACGAATTTGAAATATCCGAGAAACGGCCTGATATCATG ATTTATAGGAAAACCCTGGGCGAAATATACGAAGAGACTGAATTGAACGATAAAAAGCAACTGATTTT AGATGGTCAACCAGTGGCTGTGGTGTACTACAGGTCGGGTTACGAGCCCGATCAGTACCCCTCAACTAAGGAGTGGGACGCCAGACTGCGAGTGGAAAGATCCTC AGCGATAAAGTGCCCGTCCATCCACTACCAACTGGCGGGCACGAAGAAGGTGCAGCAGGCGCTGGCGGCGCCCGGCGTGCTGGAGACGTTCATGTCGGAGGGCGCGGTGACGTCACGCGTGAGGGACATCTTCACCGGCCTCTACTCGCTAGACTTCGACGAGGGCGGAGAGAGGGCCGTGGAAATGGCCCTCGCTGATGCGGAGAA GTTCGTCCTGAAACCCCAACGGGAGGGGGGCGGCAACAACTTGTATGGAGCGGACGTGAGGGAAGCGTTGCTGCGGATGAGGCACAGTAGGGAGAGAGCTGCTTATATACTTATGGAAAGAATCCTGCCTCCattg gtatCTGGCTACGTAGTGCGTCCAGGTGCGGCCGTGCCGCCACCGTTGAGTGATTTAGTGTCGGAATTAGGCATTTTTGGTGTAATCATTGG AAACAAAGATAAGATTTATTGCAATCGCCAAGTGGGTCACATGTTGCGCACTAAGTTGGCGGACGCGAACGAGGGGGGCGTGGCCGCCGGACTCGGCGCTTTGGACTCGCCGTATTtacttgatttataa
- the LOC119836922 gene encoding glutathione synthetase-like isoform X2, translated as MSQSRLASCIPLPIDNKLLISVVEKAKDWALMHGVGMRDKKHFSKDSIQIAPFVLLPSPFPRTEFTKAIELQPVLNELMHKVAHNDEFLEKTLQNALQVDDFTAKLYDVWLKVREEGITQSLSLGLFRSDYLMQQPDSNRIKQVEFNTVAASFGAITSNLPTMYRYVMRQLGHGELIKNMPENRALSGLCSGIIEAYDLFAVPSAVVIFVVEEVSYNICDQRFHEFEISEKRPDIMIYRKTLGEIYEETELNDKKQLILDGQPVAVVYYRSGYEPDQYPSTKEWDARLRVERSSAIKCPSIHYQLAGTKKVQQALAAPGVLETFMSEGAVTSRVRDIFTGLYSLDFDEGGERAVEMALADAEKFVLKPQREGGGNNLYGADVREALLRMRHSRERAAYILMERILPPLVSGYVVRPGAAVPPPLSDLVSELGIFGVIIGNKDKIYCNRQVGHMLRTKLADANEGGVAAGLGALDSPYLLDL; from the exons ATGAGTCAGTCACGTCTTGCATCATGTATACCATTAccaatagataataaattactaattagTGTTGTTGAAAAGGCAAAAGATTGGGCTTTAATGCATGGTGTTGGTATGAGggataaaaaacatttttcaaaggATTCGATACAG ATTGCACCGTTTGTTCTGCTGCCATCCCCTTTTCCTCGCACTGAGTTCACAAAAGCTATCGAGTTGCAGCCAGTTTTGAATGAACTTATGCAtaaa GTGGCACATAATGACGAATTCCTTGAGAAAACACTCCAGAATGCACTACAAGTGGACGATTTTACAGCTAAGCTTTATGACGTCTGGTTAAAAGTCCGTGAAGAGGGAATAACACAg tCCCTCAGCCTGGGCCTGTTCCGTTCGGATTATCTGATGCAGCAGCCGGACAGCAATCGGATAAAACAAGTGGAATTTAACACGGTCGCGGCGAGTTTTGGCGCCATCACGTCAAACCTGCCCACCATGTATCG TTATGTCATGAGGCAGTTGGGACATGGGGAgctcattaaaaat ATGCCCGAGAACCGTGCTCTCTCCGGGTTGTGTTCAGGCATAATAGAGGCATACGACCTCTTCGCTGTGCCCTCGGCTGTCGTCATATTCGTCGTAGAGGAGGTCTCTTACAATATATGTGACCAGCGTTTCCACGAATTTGAAATATCCGAGAAACGGCCTGATATCATG ATTTATAGGAAAACCCTGGGCGAAATATACGAAGAGACTGAATTGAACGATAAAAAGCAACTGATTTT AGATGGTCAACCAGTGGCTGTGGTGTACTACAGGTCGGGTTACGAGCCCGATCAGTACCCCTCAACTAAGGAGTGGGACGCCAGACTGCGAGTGGAAAGATCCTC AGCGATAAAGTGCCCGTCCATCCACTACCAACTGGCGGGCACGAAGAAGGTGCAGCAGGCGCTGGCGGCGCCCGGCGTGCTGGAGACGTTCATGTCGGAGGGCGCGGTGACGTCACGCGTGAGGGACATCTTCACCGGCCTCTACTCGCTAGACTTCGACGAGGGCGGAGAGAGGGCCGTGGAAATGGCCCTCGCTGATGCGGAGAA GTTCGTCCTGAAACCCCAACGGGAGGGGGGCGGCAACAACTTGTATGGAGCGGACGTGAGGGAAGCGTTGCTGCGGATGAGGCACAGTAGGGAGAGAGCTGCTTATATACTTATGGAAAGAATCCTGCCTCCattg gtatCTGGCTACGTAGTGCGTCCAGGTGCGGCCGTGCCGCCACCGTTGAGTGATTTAGTGTCGGAATTAGGCATTTTTGGTGTAATCATTGG AAACAAAGATAAGATTTATTGCAATCGCCAAGTGGGTCACATGTTGCGCACTAAGTTGGCGGACGCGAACGAGGGGGGCGTGGCCGCCGGACTCGGCGCTTTGGACTCGCCGTATTtacttgatttataa
- the LOC119836922 gene encoding glutathione synthetase-like isoform X3: MRETHAVLLVEASGNQQHSVRVRPPWAGLEGDSKSLSLGLFRSDYLMQQPDSNRIKQVEFNTVAASFGAITSNLPTMYRYVMRQLGHGELIKNMPENRALSGLCSGIIEAYDLFAVPSAVVIFVVEEVSYNICDQRFHEFEISEKRPDIMIYRKTLGEIYEETELNDKKQLILDGQPVAVVYYRSGYEPDQYPSTKEWDARLRVERSSAIKCPSIHYQLAGTKKVQQALAAPGVLETFMSEGAVTSRVRDIFTGLYSLDFDEGGERAVEMALADAEKFVLKPQREGGGNNLYGADVREALLRMRHSRERAAYILMERILPPLVSGYVVRPGAAVPPPLSDLVSELGIFGVIIGNKDKIYCNRQVGHMLRTKLADANEGGVAAGLGALDSPYLLDL; the protein is encoded by the exons ATGCGCGAAACACACGCCGTACTGCTCGTGGAAGCAAGTGGAAATCAACAGCATAGCGTCCGGGTTCGGCCACCTTGGGCCGGTCTCGAGGGAGATTCAAAG tCCCTCAGCCTGGGCCTGTTCCGTTCGGATTATCTGATGCAGCAGCCGGACAGCAATCGGATAAAACAAGTGGAATTTAACACGGTCGCGGCGAGTTTTGGCGCCATCACGTCAAACCTGCCCACCATGTATCG TTATGTCATGAGGCAGTTGGGACATGGGGAgctcattaaaaat ATGCCCGAGAACCGTGCTCTCTCCGGGTTGTGTTCAGGCATAATAGAGGCATACGACCTCTTCGCTGTGCCCTCGGCTGTCGTCATATTCGTCGTAGAGGAGGTCTCTTACAATATATGTGACCAGCGTTTCCACGAATTTGAAATATCCGAGAAACGGCCTGATATCATG ATTTATAGGAAAACCCTGGGCGAAATATACGAAGAGACTGAATTGAACGATAAAAAGCAACTGATTTT AGATGGTCAACCAGTGGCTGTGGTGTACTACAGGTCGGGTTACGAGCCCGATCAGTACCCCTCAACTAAGGAGTGGGACGCCAGACTGCGAGTGGAAAGATCCTC AGCGATAAAGTGCCCGTCCATCCACTACCAACTGGCGGGCACGAAGAAGGTGCAGCAGGCGCTGGCGGCGCCCGGCGTGCTGGAGACGTTCATGTCGGAGGGCGCGGTGACGTCACGCGTGAGGGACATCTTCACCGGCCTCTACTCGCTAGACTTCGACGAGGGCGGAGAGAGGGCCGTGGAAATGGCCCTCGCTGATGCGGAGAA GTTCGTCCTGAAACCCCAACGGGAGGGGGGCGGCAACAACTTGTATGGAGCGGACGTGAGGGAAGCGTTGCTGCGGATGAGGCACAGTAGGGAGAGAGCTGCTTATATACTTATGGAAAGAATCCTGCCTCCattg gtatCTGGCTACGTAGTGCGTCCAGGTGCGGCCGTGCCGCCACCGTTGAGTGATTTAGTGTCGGAATTAGGCATTTTTGGTGTAATCATTGG AAACAAAGATAAGATTTATTGCAATCGCCAAGTGGGTCACATGTTGCGCACTAAGTTGGCGGACGCGAACGAGGGGGGCGTGGCCGCCGGACTCGGCGCTTTGGACTCGCCGTATTtacttgatttataa
- the LOC119836922 gene encoding glutathione synthetase-like isoform X1: MSQSRLASCIPLPIDNKLLISVVEKAKDWALMHGVGMRDKKHFSKDSIQIAPFVLLPSPFPRTEFTKAIELQPVLNELMHKVAHNDEFLEKTLQNALQVDDFTAKLYDVWLKVREEGITQPISLGMLRSDIMLESRCPHTESQCAKHTPYCSWKQVEINSIASGFGHLGPVSREIQSYVMRQLGHGELIKNMPENRALSGLCSGIIEAYDLFAVPSAVVIFVVEEVSYNICDQRFHEFEISEKRPDIMIYRKTLGEIYEETELNDKKQLILDGQPVAVVYYRSGYEPDQYPSTKEWDARLRVERSSAIKCPSIHYQLAGTKKVQQALAAPGVLETFMSEGAVTSRVRDIFTGLYSLDFDEGGERAVEMALADAEKFVLKPQREGGGNNLYGADVREALLRMRHSRERAAYILMERILPPLVSGYVVRPGAAVPPPLSDLVSELGIFGVIIGNKDKIYCNRQVGHMLRTKLADANEGGVAAGLGALDSPYLLDL; encoded by the exons ATGAGTCAGTCACGTCTTGCATCATGTATACCATTAccaatagataataaattactaattagTGTTGTTGAAAAGGCAAAAGATTGGGCTTTAATGCATGGTGTTGGTATGAGggataaaaaacatttttcaaaggATTCGATACAG ATTGCACCGTTTGTTCTGCTGCCATCCCCTTTTCCTCGCACTGAGTTCACAAAAGCTATCGAGTTGCAGCCAGTTTTGAATGAACTTATGCAtaaa GTGGCACATAATGACGAATTCCTTGAGAAAACACTCCAGAATGCACTACAAGTGGACGATTTTACAGCTAAGCTTTATGACGTCTGGTTAAAAGTCCGTGAAGAGGGAATAACACAg CCGATTTCATTAGGCATGCTGCGTTCGGACATCATGCTGGAGTCGCGTTGTCCGCACACGGAGAGCCAATGCGCGAAACACACGCCGTACTGCTCGTGGAAGCAAGTGGAAATCAACAGCATAGCGTCCGGGTTCGGCCACCTTGGGCCGGTCTCGAGGGAGATTCAAAG TTATGTCATGAGGCAGTTGGGACATGGGGAgctcattaaaaat ATGCCCGAGAACCGTGCTCTCTCCGGGTTGTGTTCAGGCATAATAGAGGCATACGACCTCTTCGCTGTGCCCTCGGCTGTCGTCATATTCGTCGTAGAGGAGGTCTCTTACAATATATGTGACCAGCGTTTCCACGAATTTGAAATATCCGAGAAACGGCCTGATATCATG ATTTATAGGAAAACCCTGGGCGAAATATACGAAGAGACTGAATTGAACGATAAAAAGCAACTGATTTT AGATGGTCAACCAGTGGCTGTGGTGTACTACAGGTCGGGTTACGAGCCCGATCAGTACCCCTCAACTAAGGAGTGGGACGCCAGACTGCGAGTGGAAAGATCCTC AGCGATAAAGTGCCCGTCCATCCACTACCAACTGGCGGGCACGAAGAAGGTGCAGCAGGCGCTGGCGGCGCCCGGCGTGCTGGAGACGTTCATGTCGGAGGGCGCGGTGACGTCACGCGTGAGGGACATCTTCACCGGCCTCTACTCGCTAGACTTCGACGAGGGCGGAGAGAGGGCCGTGGAAATGGCCCTCGCTGATGCGGAGAA GTTCGTCCTGAAACCCCAACGGGAGGGGGGCGGCAACAACTTGTATGGAGCGGACGTGAGGGAAGCGTTGCTGCGGATGAGGCACAGTAGGGAGAGAGCTGCTTATATACTTATGGAAAGAATCCTGCCTCCattg gtatCTGGCTACGTAGTGCGTCCAGGTGCGGCCGTGCCGCCACCGTTGAGTGATTTAGTGTCGGAATTAGGCATTTTTGGTGTAATCATTGG AAACAAAGATAAGATTTATTGCAATCGCCAAGTGGGTCACATGTTGCGCACTAAGTTGGCGGACGCGAACGAGGGGGGCGTGGCCGCCGGACTCGGCGCTTTGGACTCGCCGTATTtacttgatttataa